In Marivirga salinae, a single window of DNA contains:
- a CDS encoding STAS-like domain-containing protein gives MSKKKLKIAQDYTTTPGPRYIKEGSWSGEKLRNEIVFPQVSESIKKNEKIEIDLDGTAGYGTSFLEEVFGGLIRENKLDYDELVEFIEIKSDEEPYLIEDIFEYLKDAYENPDE, from the coding sequence ATGTCTAAGAAAAAATTAAAAATAGCTCAAGATTATACAACTACTCCAGGACCTAGATATATAAAAGAGGGTAGTTGGTCTGGGGAGAAGCTCAGAAATGAAATAGTTTTTCCTCAAGTATCAGAATCTATTAAAAAAAATGAAAAAATAGAAATTGATTTAGATGGAACCGCAGGGTATGGGACTTCATTTTTAGAAGAGGTTTTCGGTGGATTAATAAGAGAAAATAAGCTTGATTATGATGAACTAGTTGAATTTATTGAGATAAAATCTGATGAAGAACCTTATTTAATAGAAGATATTTTTGAATATCTTAAAGATGCTTATGAAAATCCTGATGAATAA
- a CDS encoding chemotaxis protein CheB, with amino-acid sequence MTESDLNKSCYIIAIGASTGGMEAIHTLFDHTPTDDVSYVILQHLSPDYKSFMAELLEKHSKLKICEVENETYVKPNQVYLLPKGKNMTIQNKILHLTDRESEHNTTIDVFLNSLAEDQKEKSIAVILSGMGEDGTKGISAIKKNGGMVIVQDPSSATAANMPLSAIESGHADAILAPHLIPEEIISYLKREDLREKLSDLVTQSNGEQLSEILDLIKENTPLDFTNYKHPTIVRRIVIRMTTNKINSLKDYINYIHENMGELEILANSFLISVTKFFRDKEAYEILKEKVIPEIIENKQIDEPLKIWVVGCATGEEAYSLAILIKEHLQEVKKKLEVKIFASDIDESALAVASKGIYHSNIKKDVPEKLLKKYFREENHKYRIKDIIRKMIIFANHDIVKHPPYGKIDLMSCRNLLIYINPLLQKKILSSLHFCLNKEGYLFLGPSESLGDLQKSFSTVDKKWKIYQSIKTPTYLKDTTYTTPGLNLVNNPSQKDYEGEKISKERKLSEIKNHHILQELGYEAGIYVDSDFSILKTFGNFEKYLLPKFFNFNLLELLPEELSIATSVYLKKATKNKKKSRIAKVRLSQNSKKQVVNIEVVPFNQPEDSDTVISLVLYSDYKEVEESAENEEFFELDSHAQQHINDLKHELSVAKEKLKKSHEALEESNDNITSYNEELISSNEELQSTNEELQSVNEELQTVNNEYQSKIKELAELNDNLTNFFKGMVNGQLYIDKDMILRKFTPPATKQINLKNSDVGRPLNDISTKIKLPTLIDSIQNVFESSNGIEEEIQTLDNRWYQMVITPYFKEKEREHDGVIITFNDITSLKKIQQKLSRINADHSTFSYSVSHNIKGPLANIEAIMPYLKNPEKSGKKNMVEMVEKAIDNIAKTVDELSDIANIESEIEEREAVNINELLKEVKTSLQIELNESKASIICDFKEPTISFSKKNLRNILFNLLSNAIKYRASERAPEIKISTQKENNYTILSVQDNGLGMKADKIDKVFNIFTRIHNHVEGSGVGLYLVKKLIDNAGGEIKVESELDKGTTFKVYIEN; translated from the coding sequence ATGACAGAATCTGATTTAAATAAAAGCTGTTACATTATTGCAATAGGGGCATCAACAGGAGGAATGGAAGCAATTCACACCCTTTTTGATCACACGCCTACCGATGATGTTTCATATGTCATTTTACAGCACCTTTCCCCAGATTACAAAAGCTTTATGGCAGAGCTACTGGAAAAGCACAGTAAATTAAAGATTTGTGAAGTAGAAAATGAAACTTATGTGAAGCCCAATCAGGTGTATTTACTTCCTAAAGGGAAAAACATGACTATTCAGAATAAAATTCTACACTTAACGGATAGAGAATCAGAACACAACACCACTATTGATGTATTTTTAAATTCCCTTGCAGAAGATCAAAAAGAAAAAAGTATAGCTGTCATTCTATCTGGTATGGGTGAAGATGGCACTAAAGGAATTTCTGCCATAAAAAAAAATGGCGGTATGGTGATAGTGCAAGATCCATCAAGTGCTACGGCTGCTAATATGCCACTAAGCGCAATTGAATCAGGACATGCCGATGCTATTCTTGCGCCTCACTTAATTCCTGAAGAAATAATTTCTTATTTAAAGCGTGAAGATCTTAGAGAAAAATTATCAGATCTAGTCACGCAAAGCAATGGAGAGCAATTATCTGAAATCCTCGATTTAATCAAAGAAAACACACCTCTAGACTTTACTAATTATAAGCATCCGACCATTGTAAGAAGAATAGTCATTAGAATGACTACTAATAAGATTAATAGCCTAAAGGACTATATTAATTATATTCATGAAAACATGGGGGAGCTCGAGATTTTGGCTAATAGTTTCCTCATTAGTGTAACAAAGTTTTTTAGAGACAAAGAAGCTTATGAAATACTAAAAGAAAAAGTAATCCCTGAAATCATCGAAAATAAACAGATTGATGAACCCTTAAAAATATGGGTGGTCGGGTGCGCCACTGGTGAAGAGGCCTATTCGCTCGCTATATTAATTAAAGAGCATCTTCAGGAAGTGAAGAAAAAATTAGAGGTTAAAATTTTTGCGAGTGATATTGATGAGAGCGCACTTGCGGTTGCCTCAAAAGGCATTTACCATTCGAATATTAAAAAGGATGTTCCAGAGAAGCTCCTTAAGAAGTATTTTAGAGAAGAAAACCATAAGTATCGGATAAAGGACATTATTAGGAAAATGATCATTTTTGCTAATCATGATATTGTAAAACATCCCCCATATGGTAAAATTGACTTAATGAGTTGCCGAAATCTTTTGATTTATATCAATCCACTTCTTCAAAAAAAGATTCTCTCCTCATTACATTTTTGCCTTAACAAGGAAGGATATTTATTTTTAGGACCAAGCGAAAGTTTAGGTGATTTACAAAAATCTTTCTCCACGGTAGATAAGAAATGGAAAATATACCAAAGCATAAAAACTCCAACCTATCTTAAAGATACAACTTACACTACCCCCGGATTAAATTTGGTCAATAATCCGTCACAAAAGGATTATGAAGGTGAAAAAATCAGTAAAGAAAGAAAGCTTTCCGAAATTAAAAATCATCACATACTACAGGAATTGGGGTATGAGGCTGGTATTTATGTAGACTCTGACTTTTCTATCTTAAAAACTTTTGGGAATTTCGAAAAATACCTTTTACCTAAATTTTTCAATTTCAACTTACTTGAGTTACTTCCAGAAGAGCTTTCTATTGCCACTTCTGTATACCTTAAAAAAGCTACCAAAAATAAAAAGAAAAGTCGAATAGCAAAGGTTAGGCTCAGTCAGAATAGCAAAAAACAAGTAGTAAATATTGAAGTTGTTCCCTTCAATCAACCAGAAGATAGCGATACTGTTATTTCACTTGTTTTATATAGTGATTATAAGGAAGTAGAGGAGAGCGCTGAAAATGAAGAATTCTTTGAACTAGATTCTCATGCACAACAACATATTAATGACTTAAAGCATGAGTTATCGGTAGCTAAAGAAAAACTGAAAAAAAGTCATGAGGCTTTAGAGGAGTCCAATGACAATATCACCTCTTACAACGAAGAATTAATTTCAAGCAATGAAGAATTGCAAAGCACAAATGAAGAATTGCAATCTGTTAATGAGGAACTGCAGACTGTCAATAATGAATATCAATCAAAAATTAAGGAATTAGCTGAGCTAAATGATAACTTAACTAACTTTTTCAAAGGCATGGTAAATGGGCAACTTTATATCGATAAAGATATGATATTGCGCAAATTCACCCCACCTGCCACTAAGCAAATAAATCTTAAAAATAGTGATGTAGGCAGACCTTTAAACGACATATCAACCAAAATCAAACTTCCTACGCTGATTGATAGCATACAAAATGTTTTTGAATCTTCAAATGGGATTGAAGAAGAAATACAGACATTGGATAACCGCTGGTATCAAATGGTGATTACTCCTTATTTCAAGGAGAAAGAAAGAGAACATGACGGAGTTATCATTACGTTTAATGATATAACTTCCTTGAAAAAAATCCAGCAAAAGCTATCACGCATAAATGCTGATCATAGCACATTTAGTTACTCTGTTTCCCATAATATAAAAGGACCATTGGCTAATATAGAAGCAATCATGCCTTATTTAAAAAATCCAGAAAAATCAGGTAAGAAAAACATGGTGGAAATGGTAGAAAAAGCAATTGACAATATTGCTAAAACCGTTGATGAATTATCTGATATTGCCAATATTGAAAGTGAAATAGAAGAAAGAGAGGCTGTTAATATAAATGAATTATTAAAAGAAGTTAAAACTAGCCTTCAGATAGAGTTGAATGAATCTAAAGCTTCAATTATTTGTGATTTTAAGGAGCCTACTATTTCCTTTTCCAAGAAAAATTTGAGAAACATATTATTCAACTTACTCAGTAATGCGATCAAATATAGAGCTTCTGAAAGAGCCCCCGAAATTAAAATTAGCACACAGAAGGAAAATAATTATACCATTTTATCAGTACAGGATAATGGACTAGGAATGAAAGCTGATAAAATAGATAAGGTATTTAATATTTTCACACGAATACATAATCATGTTGAAGGATCCGGTGTCGGATTGTATCTAGTGAAAAAACTTATTGACAATGCAGGGGGAGAAATTAAAGTTGAAAGCGAGTTAGATAAAGGTACTACTTTCAAAGTGTATATTGAAAATTGA
- a CDS encoding nitroreductase family protein codes for MENQNIDTSQDLAQVQLDLIKKRKSPVAFSEKEVAKDQLEQLFEAVRWAASCFNEQPWRFVVATKDQGDHYQKVLNGLNPHNQTWAQNAPVLMLTFAKKTFDKNGRPNMHSWHDLGLAMGNMSAQSTAMGLYLHQMAGIVRDNIQKDFDIPEDYEIVSGIALGYKLDIEDVPEDLKDRETKERTRKSLNEFVFNEAWGESSF; via the coding sequence ATGGAAAATCAAAATATAGATACCTCACAAGACTTAGCTCAAGTTCAATTAGATTTAATTAAGAAAAGGAAAAGTCCGGTAGCTTTCTCTGAGAAGGAGGTTGCCAAAGATCAATTGGAGCAACTTTTTGAAGCTGTTCGCTGGGCTGCATCTTGTTTTAATGAACAGCCTTGGCGATTTGTGGTGGCTACTAAAGATCAAGGGGATCATTATCAGAAAGTCTTGAATGGACTTAATCCTCATAATCAAACTTGGGCACAAAATGCTCCGGTATTGATGCTTACTTTCGCCAAGAAAACCTTTGATAAAAATGGAAGACCCAATATGCACAGCTGGCACGATCTCGGTTTGGCAATGGGGAATATGTCTGCTCAGTCAACTGCTATGGGATTATATTTACATCAGATGGCTGGTATTGTTAGAGATAATATCCAAAAGGATTTTGACATTCCGGAAGACTATGAGATCGTTTCTGGAATTGCCTTAGGTTATAAACTAGACATTGAAGATGTACCTGAGGATTTAAAAGATAGGGAAACCAAAGAGCGCACAAGAAAATCGCTCAATGAATTTGTTTTTAATGAAGCTTGGGGCGAAAGTAGTTTTTGA